The window ATTCATCTTTTGTAACATTCCTTGTTATTATATTTTTTATTAAATCCATTTTTGAACAGGTTTCATTATAACCGGTTTCAATTAATATTTTTGATTTATGAAAATCTAATAATCCGGTACCAATAACATCGGGCTTAATAATAATACCTTTATTTTCAGGAACTGTGTAGTCAGTTCTACCAAGAAGCATGTTTTCGATCTGTGAGTAAATGTCGTCTTCGTCAGGAGGCTTGGAATTATATGATACTGTACTTCCAATTATAATATCAGGATTAAAATCATTAATCATAATATCAACAGGAAAGTTGTTTTTCATTCCTCCATCAAATAATAGTGTATTATTTATAGTAATAGGTTTATAAAAAAACGGATATGTCATAGATGCACGAATTGCCGAAGCCAACTCTCCTTCACTGAATATTACTTCTTTGTTGTTATATATATCTGTTGCAACACACCTGAAAGGAACAAGTAAACTATCAAAATTATAATTTGCAGCAGCAATAGGTGCTGAAAAAATTTCAAGAAAAGCAATATCCATTTGTTTATTAGGAACAAGATTTGTCGGAATAACAGGTTTTATTATTGAATCATTTATTTTTATATTTAATTCTAACCATGAAGAGTTTTTTTCTTTTGTTTTAAAATAATAAAAATGTTCATTGTCAATTTTGCCGGATGACCAAAGATTAAATCTAGGTGAATTTATTAATTCTTCCATTTCTTCGGGTGTATATCCTATGGCATATAGCCCTCCAATAATTGCACCTATTGAAGTTCCTGTAATATAATCAATTGGTATGTTGTTTTCCTCAAGTGCTTTAATAACTCCTATATGTGCAAAACCTTTAGCACCACCTCCGCTTAATACTAAACCTACTTTCTGCCCTGTAACAGGCAAAAGATATAAAACATGAATAATAAATATAATTAATAAGATATTTTTTATCATAAAATTAATTTATCTTTTATAGAAAGCACTATAAATAATTTGTAATTGTCCACAAGCTCTTAAATAGTTGACAATTTACAGTAGGCAAAATTGTCAAATTGTCAATTGTAAACTGTCCACTAAAAACTATATTATATTCTTTATTAAGCTTGTGAACGGTTACAATAATTTTTATAAATATTAAATTTAGTCGTAAGATATAAAATATAACTGTATATATCATTTATTTATTATTAACTTACAAAAATAATAAATAATCGTCTAATTTTATGATATTAGTGGCTGATAGTGGATCAACAAAAACTAACTGGGAATTAGTTGACAACAAAAAAAATGTTGTATGTTTTCAGACAATGGGATTAAATCCGTTTTATGTTACAAAAGATATTGTAAAAAATGAATTATCATTACATTTCCCCAGTGATATAAATACTAATTATATAAAAGATATTTATTTTTATGGAGCAGGTTGTTCATCAACCGAAAGATGTAATATAATAAAATTTGGTATTGGGTATTTATTTAAAAAAGCAAATATATATGTTGCTCATGATCTTATGGGGGCAGCAAGAGCATTATTTGGACAAAAAGATGGTATTGTTGCTATATTAGGAACAGGATCAAATTCATGTTTATACAATGGACATAAAATAATATCAAATATTCCGTCTTTAGGATATGTACTTGGTGATGAAGGTAGTGGAGCAATTTTAGGAAAAAAACTTATACAATCATTGTTATATAATGAGTTACCACAATACTTAATTGACAAATTCTTTTTAAAATATAAAACTAATAAGAACAATTTATTGGAAACAATATATAAAAAGCCATACCCAAACCGTTTTCTCGCTTCATTTACTTATTTTTTATCAGAGAATAGTAATGATAAATTTATTAGCGATATTATTGAAAGTTCTTTTAATGATTTTTTTATTAAACATATTTGTAAATACAATAATTATCAGAATTTAAAATTGAGATGTACAGGTTCAGTAGCTTATTATTTCCAGCCTGATTTAATACGAATTGCAGAGAAATACAGAATCAATATCGATAAAATAGTTAAAGATCCACTTAAAGGTATGATATCATATCATCAATTAACAATTTAACACTTTATCAAATTAATATATTTTCAATCTTCAATGTCATCTAATATTTTTTTAAGCTCTTCTTCGGTTTTATGAAGTTTGTTTTTACAAATTTTAATTAATGATGAAACTTTTTTCACTTTATTTGTAAGTTCATCAACATCAAGTTCGTCTGTTTCAATTTGTGCTAATATTTCTTCAATTTCCGTGATTGCTTCTTTATAAGTAATGCTTTTTTTTGTCATTATTATTATCTTATCATTTTATGTATTTAAACTAAGGCAATATAATAATATTTTTAGTTCATTTTGCAAATTTGTACGTAACTACAACTAAAATTGAGCAATATGTTTATTAAAAAAGTTCAATTTAGGTTTATTATTATAAAATTTATGTTCTAATTTTAATTTAATCTATATTAAAATACTTATATTATGATATAAAACATAATTATTTAATTTAGTAAATTGTATTTTTGCATTGTAAGTAAATAAATTACATCTAAATTTATAAACTAAATTTTAGAAACGAAATAACAAATTATTAATTAATAAAAAAAAGGAGAAATAAAATGCCGGAAGTTCAAAAATTAGTAAAGGAAATTGCGGATATTCATGGTAGAGAAAGATCAAGTTTAATATCTATTTTACAAGATATTGTTGAAAAGAATGGCTATCTTTCTGCTGAGTCTATAACCGAAGTTGCACTAGTATTAGATATTGCAGCTGCCGATGTTTATGGTACAGCCACATTCTATTCGTTTTTGGACACTGTTCCAAGAGGGAAATATGTTATCCGTATTTGTAAAACCATTACCTGTGATATGGCAGGTAAGGATAAAATAATCAAAACACTCGAAGAGTTATTGGGCATCAAATTAGGTGAAACTACACCAGACAACAATTTCACATTATTGGAAACCAACTGTTTGGGTTGGTGCCATAAAGGACCAGCTATGCTTATTAATGATGAATCTTATACTGAATTAACCCCAGATAAGGTACATGATATTATATGCAGTTACAAAAAAGACAAATAAAATAATTAAAGAAAAAACAGGAGGTAAAAAATATGTCTAATAAAACATTAAAAAGAGTTGATGTAATATTTGGAGAATATACAGGAGAAAAATATCCTGTATTTAGAAAAATAATTAAAAGACCAAATGAAGAAATAATCAAGGAATTATTAGACTCAGGTCTTAAAGGAAGAGGAGGGGCTGGTTTTCCAACCGGTTTAAAATGGAAATTTGCTGCTGAAGTTGAAAGTGATGAAAAATATGTAATTTGTAATGCTGATGAAGGCGAACCGGGAACATTTAAAGACAGGGAAATTCTTGACAGAGTTCCTCGTAAAGTTTTTTGTGGAATGGCAATTTGTGCAAAAGTAATAGGTGCAAAAAAGGGCTATGTTTACCTGAGAGGAGAATATAAATTTCTTTTACCTGCATTACAAAAAGAACGTGATATTTTTTATGAACATGCCAAAGAAGTAGGTTTTGATTTTACAATAGAATTCAAATTAGGAAGTGGTGCGTATATTTGTGGTGAAGAAAGTGCTTTGTTCGAATCAATGGAAGGAAAAAGAGGAGAACCAAGAAACAAACCTCCTTACCCTACAGTATCAGGATATAAAGGCAAACCTACAGTAATAAACAATGTTGAAACATTTGTTTCGGCAACTATGGTGCTTAGAAATGGAGCTGAAGCATATAAAAAATTAGGTACCCAGGATTCAAGAGGTTCTAAACTATTTTCAATATCAGGTGACACACCATTGGCAGGTATTTATGACCTGGAATTGGGTATGACTGTTGAAGATTTTGTTAATGAATTTGGTGACGGAAACACAAAAGCCGTACAGGTTGGTGGAGCTTCGGGATTTTGTATTCCACGTAAAAAATTCAAAGATACTGTTATTGGCTTTGAAGGTGTTCCAACAGGTGGGTCAATGATGATTTTCAACTGTACAAGATCTATGTATCACATACTTCAAAATTATCTTGAATTTTTCGTTGAAGAATCATGCGGACAATGTACACCATGCAGGATTGGTTGTCAGCAATTGCTTAAAGGTATTGAAGCAGTTAAACGTGGTGAAAAACCACCTGAATATCTTGATACTTTATTGAAATTATCTGAGACAATGATAATAACTGCAAAATGTGGTTTGGGACAATCAGTGGCTAATTCATTTTCTTCAATTGTTACAAATTTTAGAGAAGAAATGATTTACTAATTAATTAGATTATATAACTAAACTTAAAACTGAAATTAAAATGTCAAATAAAATAAATCTAAAAATTGACGGTATAGATATAAGTGTTGATGAAGGTTCTACTATATTGGATGCCGCTAAAAAGCTAAATATTCATATTCCTACACTTTGTTATCACGAAGATTTATGTGTTGCTGGTAATTGCAGGGTATGTGTTGTTGAACAAGTTGGAGTAAATAACTTGCCTGCATCTTGTGCTACACCTGTTTCTGAAGGTATGGAAATTCATACAAATAGCCTAAAGGTAAGAACTGCCAGAAAAAGTATAATTGAATTGTTATTATCTGAGCATAATTCTGATTGTACAAAATGCTATAAAAACAAAAACTGTGAGCTACAGGATTTAGCTGCTGAATTTAGAATTAGCGAACATTTATATCTTGACTTAGTACCTGAAAAAAATTATACTGTTGATAAATATTCTTCTTCTATTATAAAAGATGACAGTAAATGTATCCGTTGTCAAAGATGTGTAAGAACATGTGAAGAGTTACAACATGTAAATGCTATTGCTGTTGCTCATAAGGGTGATAAAATGAGAATATCTACTTTCTTTAATAAACCGATATCAGAAGTAATTTGCACTAATTGCGGACAGTGTGTTAATCGTTGTCCTACCGGTGCTTTATATGAAAGAATTTATATTGACCAGGTGTGGGATGCAATATTTAGCGAAGATAAACATGTTGTTGTTCAAACAGCACCAGCTACAAGAGTAACTATTGGTGAAGACCTTGGTTATGAACCGGGAGAAATCGTAACCGGTAAATTAGTTACTGCTCTAAAACGATTAGGTTTTGATTCAGTTCTTGATACTGATTTTACTGCCGACCTTACAATCATGGAAGAAGGAACAGAATTATTAACAAGACTTAAAAAAGCTCTCGTTGATAAAGATCCTAGTGTTGCTCTTCCAATGACAACTTCATGTTCGCCGGGATGGATTAAATTCATTGAGCATACATATCCAGAATTCCTTGATAATGTATCTACTTGTAAATCCCCACAACAAATGTTTGGTGCTTTAGCTAAAACATATTATGCACAAAAAAGAAACATAGATCCTGAAAAAATTGTTTCTGTTTCTGTTATGCCATGTACAGCTAAAAAATTTGAAGCCGACAGACCGGAAATGCGTGATAGTGGATATAAAGATGTAGATTTAGTTCTTACTACAAGGGAACTTGCCCATATGATAAAAGAAGCGGGTATTGATTTTAAATCACTTCCTGATGATACTTATGACAGTATAATGGGTAAATCAAGCGGTGCAGCTATTATTTTCGGTGCTACCGGTGGTGTTATGGAAGCTGCTTTACGTACTGCTTATGAAATAGTTACAGGAAGAGAAGTACCTTTTGAAAACCTTAATATCATTCCTGTTAGAGGTATGGAAGGTGTTCGTGAAGCTTCAATATTAATTGAAAATACATTACCTGACTGGAAATTCCTTGAAGGTGTTGAATTAAAAACTGCTGTTGCTCATGGACTTACAAATGCCAAGACAGTTATGGATGCAGTAAGAAGCGGAAAAGCTACATATCATTTTATTGAAATAATGGCATGCCCGGGTGGTTGTTTGGGTGGTGGAGGACAACCTATTCCTACTAATGCTGAAATAAGAAGGAAACGTGCCGAAGCTATCTATCGTGCTGATGCAGGTTTACCTTTCAGAAAATCTCATGAGAATCCTGAAATCACGCAAATTTATGCTGAATTTCTTGATAAACCTCTTAGTCATAAATCCCATGAGTTATT of the Bacteroidales bacterium genome contains:
- a CDS encoding ATPase, with product MILVADSGSTKTNWELVDNKKNVVCFQTMGLNPFYVTKDIVKNELSLHFPSDINTNYIKDIYFYGAGCSSTERCNIIKFGIGYLFKKANIYVAHDLMGAARALFGQKDGIVAILGTGSNSCLYNGHKIISNIPSLGYVLGDEGSGAILGKKLIQSLLYNELPQYLIDKFFLKYKTNKNNLLETIYKKPYPNRFLASFTYFLSENSNDKFISDIIESSFNDFFIKHICKYNNYQNLKLRCTGSVAYYFQPDLIRIAEKYRINIDKIVKDPLKGMISYHQLTI
- the xseB gene encoding exodeoxyribonuclease VII small subunit, producing MTKKSITYKEAITEIEEILAQIETDELDVDELTNKVKKVSSLIKICKNKLHKTEEELKKILDDIED
- the nuoE gene encoding NADH-quinone oxidoreductase subunit NuoE; translation: MPEVQKLVKEIADIHGRERSSLISILQDIVEKNGYLSAESITEVALVLDIAAADVYGTATFYSFLDTVPRGKYVIRICKTITCDMAGKDKIIKTLEELLGIKLGETTPDNNFTLLETNCLGWCHKGPAMLINDESYTELTPDKVHDIICSYKKDK
- a CDS encoding [FeFe] hydrogenase, group A, with the protein product MSNKINLKIDGIDISVDEGSTILDAAKKLNIHIPTLCYHEDLCVAGNCRVCVVEQVGVNNLPASCATPVSEGMEIHTNSLKVRTARKSIIELLLSEHNSDCTKCYKNKNCELQDLAAEFRISEHLYLDLVPEKNYTVDKYSSSIIKDDSKCIRCQRCVRTCEELQHVNAIAVAHKGDKMRISTFFNKPISEVICTNCGQCVNRCPTGALYERIYIDQVWDAIFSEDKHVVVQTAPATRVTIGEDLGYEPGEIVTGKLVTALKRLGFDSVLDTDFTADLTIMEEGTELLTRLKKALVDKDPSVALPMTTSCSPGWIKFIEHTYPEFLDNVSTCKSPQQMFGALAKTYYAQKRNIDPEKIVSVSVMPCTAKKFEADRPEMRDSGYKDVDLVLTTRELAHMIKEAGIDFKSLPDDTYDSIMGKSSGAAIIFGATGGVMEAALRTAYEIVTGREVPFENLNIIPVRGMEGVREASILIENTLPDWKFLEGVELKTAVAHGLTNAKTVMDAVRSGKATYHFIEIMACPGGCLGGGGQPIPTNAEIRRKRAEAIYRADAGLPFRKSHENPEITQIYAEFLDKPLSHKSHELLHTHYRERERY